A single region of the Carassius gibelio isolate Cgi1373 ecotype wild population from Czech Republic chromosome A14, carGib1.2-hapl.c, whole genome shotgun sequence genome encodes:
- the LOC128027230 gene encoding arrestin-C-like, whose amino-acid sequence MTMTKVYKKTSGNGSLCLYLGRRDFVDHVERIDPVDGVLKIDPSALNGRKVWVQLACAFRYGREDLDVIGVSFRKDIWIKRIQMYPFEGTKPPNTPMQDALLKKAGDQGHPFTFDIPVHLPCSVSLQPAPEDAGKPCGVDYEVKAYIGNEEDETDEKVDKKDTCRLIIRKIQYAPNELAAGPKTDLNKQFITADKPIHMEASIEKELYYHGDPIPIKVKVNNETSKVVKKIKISIHQITDVLLYSSDKYNKCVLNEEFGDQINANSTFEKEYKVTPLLANNKEKRGLALDGKLKDEDTNLASSTILLPNMDKQMQGLVVSYKIKVTLMMGGGLLGSLTLSDITAELPLVLMAPKPSGEVSVLYL is encoded by the exons G ttatgCCTTTATTTGGGGAGAAGAGACTTTGTGGACCATGTGGAACGTATTGATCCAGTTG ATGGGGTGCTCAAGATTGATCCTTCAGCTCTTAATGGAAGGAAAG TGTGGGTACAGCTTGCATGTGCATTCCGCTATGGCAGAGAGGATCTGGATGTGATTGGCGTTTCCTTCAGAAAAGACATCTGGATAAAGCGCATTCAGATGTATCCCTTCGAGGGAACCAAGCCCCCAAACACACCAATGCAGGATGCGCTATTGAAGAAAGCTGGAGACCAAGGACACCCATTCACTTTTGAT ATTCCAGTACATCTCCCATGCTCAGTGTCCCTTCAGCCAGCACCAGAGGATGCCGGGAAG CCTTGCGGGGTAGACTATGAAGTCAAAGCCTATATTGGAAATGAAGAAGACGAGACAGATGAAAAAGTTGACAAGAA GGACACTTGCCGTTTGATTATACGTAAAATCCAGTATGCACCAAATGAGCTAGCAGCCGGACCAAAAACCGATCTCAACAAACAGTTTATCACTGCAGACAAACCAATTCACATGGAGGCCTCCATTGAGAAAGAG CTCTACTATCACGGAGATCCCATTCCTAtcaaagtgaaagtaaataaTGAGACCAGTAAAGTAGTGAAGAAAATCAAAATCAGTa TTCACCAAATTACCGATGTACTGCTGTACTCATCAGACAAATACAACAAATGTGTCCTGAATGAAGAATTTGG gGACCAAATTAATGCTAACTCCACCTTTGAGAAGGAATATAAAGTTACCCCTCTGCTTGCCAATAACAAAGAGAAACGTGGTCTTGCATTGGATGGCAAACTGAAAGATGAAGACACCAACCTGGCTTCTTCAACAAT tCTGCTACCCAACATGGATAAACAAATGCAAGGCCTTGTTGTTTCCTACAAAATTAAGGTTACCCTCATGATGGGAGGTGGTCTCTTGGGAAGCCTAACATTAAG TGATATTACCGCTGAACTCCCTCTGGTTCTGATGGCACCTAAACCATCAGGTGAGGTTTCTGTTCTGTATTTGTga